Within Actinoplanes sp. L3-i22, the genomic segment GCGGAGTCCGGTGAGGCGGCTGAGCGCGGCGAAACCGTCCTCGGTGCCGGGCCAGTTCCGGCGGACGGCGTCCAGCCCGGCGCGGCGCACGGTGGAGCGCAGCACGGCGACCACGATGATCGCGTCGTCGGCGTAGCCGAGCACCGGGATGAAGTCCGGGATCAGGTCGAACGGGATCGCCAGGTAGGCGAGCAGCAGGCCGAGCCGGATCCGGACCCCGCGCGGCAGGGTCCGGTCGCCGGCCAGGCGGGTCAGCAGTCGCAGCAGGTCGGGCAGCAGCCGGAGCGCCTCGGTGAGCTGCGCCTTCCCGGGTTTGGCGACCAGCAGGGCGACCAGCGCCGCGAGCCACACGACCAGCAGAGCCACGCCGACGCTGATCAGCGTCTGCCACCACCACGCCATGGTCATCCGTCCTTCCGGGTCCACATAGACTGCGCCGCATGAGAATCGGTGTGCTCGGAGCGGCCCGGATCGCGCCGGCCGCGCTCATCCGGCCCGCTCGGCTGGTGGACGGTGTCGAGGTCGCCGCGATCGCGGCCCGGGACCGTGGCCGGGCCGCCGAGTTCGCCACCGAGCACCGTATCCCGGTGGTCCACGACAGCTACGCCGAACTGCTGGCCGATCCGACATTGCACGCGGTCTACGTCCCGCTGCCGAACGGGCGGCACGCGCGGTGGATCCTGGCCGCGCTGGAGGCGGGCAAGCACGTGCTGGCCGAGAAGCCGCTGACCGCGAACGCGGCGCAGGCCCGCGAGGTACAGGCCGCCGCCGAGCGGACCGGCCTGGTCGTGATGGAGGCGTTCCACTATCGCTATCACCCGCTCGCGGCGCGGATGAGGGCGATCGCGCACGGCGGCGAGCTGGGGCGGATCCGCAGCGTCGAGACGTCGATGTGCTTCCCGCTGCCGAAGTTCGACGACATCCGGTACGACTACGACCTGGCCGGCGGGGCGCTGATGGACGCCGGCTGCTACGCCGTGCACTGCCTGCGCCTGCTGTCGCCCGGCGAGCCGAAGGTCGTCGCCGCCCGGGCGCTGACCACCCGGCGCGACCCGCGGGTCGACCGGGCGATGACCGCCGACTTCGAGCTGGGCGACGGCGCCCGGGGCCGGATCCGCGCCTCGCTGTGGTCGTCGGCGCTGTTCAGCCTGCGGGCCAAGGTGGTCGGCGAGCACGGCGAGATGGTGGTCGACAACTATGCGATGCCGCACGTGTTCCACCGGTTCCGGGTGGCGTCCGACGGGCAGAAGCGGGGCGAGCGGATCGACGGCTCCACGACGTACGTCCATCAGTTGAAAGCCTTTGACGAAGCGACCCGGAACCGGTCGGCGAACCTCACGCCGCCGCAGGATTCCGTCGTCACCATGTCGCTGATCGACGACATCTACCGGGCGGCGGGCCTTCCGATCCGGGAGTGAGCACGCGTTATCGTTGCGGAGAGGTCTCCACTAACGCTGCGGATTGCGAGAAGCTGCATGGTCCGGTCGGATGCGCGCAGGAATCGGGACGCCATCCTGGCGGCGGCCCGGGCGGCCTTCGCCGAGGACGAGAACACCTCGATGAATCAGATCGCGCAGCGCGCCGGGGTGGGCCCGGGCACGCTGTACCGCAACTATCCGTCGCGTGAGGTGCTCCTGCTGGACATCTACCAGGACGAGATCGAGAAGCTCGTCGGCCGGGTGCCCGAGCTGCTCGCCGAGCTGACGCCGGTCGAGGCGCTGCGGCGCTGGACCCTGGACCTGGTCGCCGGCATGCGCACCAAGCATCTGCTGGGCGCGGCCCTCAGCTCGGACGCGCACCGGACGATGGCGGAGCAGAGCTACGGGCCGGTGATCGCCTCGATCACCCAGTTGTTCGACGCGGGCAAGGCCGACGCCAGCATCCGGGTGGACGCCGAGCCGGCCGACTTCCTGCAGCTCACGGGGGCGTTGTGGCGATCCGCGCCGGAGCGGTCGGCGCCGATGCTGGGGCTGATCCTGGATGGGCTCGGGGTGCATCCGGCCTGACCTTCCCGGGGTGATCTGGAGAACTCTCCGCTTTTCGTTGACGAAGTGGAGAGGTCTCCAGTACCGTTTGAGTCACACGAAACGGACACCCCTGGAGGGGCATGATGACGGACGTACTGGTGACCGGCGGCTCGGGCTACATCGGCAGCTACTGCGCGCTCGCGCTGCTCGATGCCGGTTACACCGTGCGCACCACGGTGCGCGACCTGGCCCGCGAGCCGCAGGTTCGGGCGATGCTGGCGGCCGGCGGCGCCGACCCCGGCGCGAACCTGCGGGTGGTGCGGGCCGACCTGGGCAACGACGAGGGCTGGGCCGAGGCGGTGGCCGGCTGCGCCGCGGTGCTGCACGTCGCGTCGCCGACGCTGACTCAGCAGCCGCGGCACGAGGACGAGATGATCCGCCCGGCGGTCGACGGCACGCTGCGGGTGCTGCGGGCGGCGCACGGCGCGGGCGTGCGGCGGGTGGTGATGACGTCCGCGATCGGCGCGGTCGCCTACGGGCACGAGCCGCGCGACACCCCGTTCACCGAGTCGGACTGGACGGACGTGGACGCCGGGATCGAGCCGTACCAGAAGTCCAAGACCCTGGCCGAGCGCGCCGCGTGGGACTTCGTCGCAGGCGAGGGCCGCGGCCTGGAACTGGCCACGGTCAACCCGACCGCGGTGCTCGGCCCGGTGCTCGGCCCGGACTACTCACCGTCGCTCGGCATGATCGCTCGGATGCTCGCCGGGGAGATGCCGGCGCTGCTGCCGTTCGCGACCGGCTACGTCGACGTGCGCGACGTGGCCGCGCTGCACCTGCTGGCGATGACCGACCCGGCCGCCGTGGGGGAGCGGTTCATCGCCACCGCCGCCGAGAGCCTGTGGCTGCGCGACATCGCCGCGATCCTGCGCGAGCGCCTCGGTGACCGGGCGACCCGGGTGCCCACCCGGGAGATGCCGCTGCTGGCGGCGAAGGCGCTGGCCCGGGTCAACCCGCAGATGGCTCCCCTGCGCAAGCTGCTGGGCCGCAACCTCGGCGCGACCTCGGCGAAGGCCGAGCGGGTGCTCGGCTGGAAGACCCGCCCGATCGGGGACACCATCGCGGAGACCGCCGAGAGCCTGCTCGGGCTGCCCCGATGAGGGTGGTGCTCTTCGGCGCCACCGGCATGGTCGGGCACGGCGTCCTCACCGCATTGCTGGAGGACCCCGCGGTCACCGGCGTCACCGCGATCGCCCGCCGGCCGACCGGACGGTCGCACCCCAAGCTGCACGAGATCATGCATGCCGACTTCACCGACTATCGCGGGCTCGACCAGATCTTCGCGAACGCGCACGCCACGCTGTTCTGCCTGGGCACGCCGTCCGGCGGGAAGAGCGAGGCGGAATACACGCGGATCACCGAGGACTTCGCGGTGGCGGCCGCGACCGAGGCACTGCGCAACAATCCCCAAAGCCTATTTGTGTACGTGTCGGCCAACCGCGCCGACAGCACCAGCCGGACCATGTGGATCCGGGTCAAAGGCCGTGCCGAGGAAACGCTCACGGCGCTGCATCCCCGCGTCTTCCTGATCCGCCCGGGCTTCATCAAACCGTGCCGCGGCGCCCGCCCCGCGACGGCCCTGCAGCGCGCCGTCTACACGGTCATCACGCCGCTCTATCCGCTGTTCAAGCGCCTGATCCCGGCCGGCGTCACCACGACCGACGCCATCGCCTACACCACGATCGAGGTGCTGCACGCCCCGGATTCGGTCCCCCGGAAGCTCGGCAACACCCTGATAAACCAGATTTCGGTACGGGCAGCGTCAAGAGCCTCGACCTCGCGGCCGCCGCATTCCGCCACCTGACGTGCCGAGCCCCGCGATCAGCCGGCGATGTCCGGCTTGCCGCGAGCAGGGTCCCGCCGACTGCGGACGTAGTCCCGGTATTCCTCGCCGGCTACCGCGTGGTTGACCCAGCGGTCGGGGCGGGCGTCCGTGAGCTGCTCGGCGAGCGCGATCGCTTCTTCCTCGTCCTCGCTGAGCCCCAGCTCTCGCCCCTCGCCGACATAGTCCTCGTCGACCGGGTCGAGTGAGACGAGGTTGGTCAGGTCGCCCACCCGGTCGTCATCGGGATCCCGCACGGTGTGCAACGAGACGCTGTACTGCCTGTTCATGGGGCTGATCGCTACCCATCGGACGGCGGGCTCGCCGGCGATCTCGGTGCCGCCGAGGAACTGCTCGATGCTGTTTCCACGACGCAGGGCGCCGACGGCGAACTGCCGGGTCAGGTAGCGCATCCGGGAAGCGTATGTCGGTGGTGGTCCGGGGGCTGTCGTTAGGCTGGGGTTGATCATGGACCTGATGGATGGTGGCGGCGGCGCATGACGTACTTCCGGATCGGTGGGGTTGACCTGTATTCGGAGGTCGTGGGGGTCGGCGAGCCCGTCCTGATGCTGCACGGCGGCTACTGTTCGCTGGAGTCGCTGCGGGCGCCGTCCGACGCGCTCGTGCCCGATCATCGGGTGTTCGCGTTCGAGCGGCCCGGGCACGGCCGGTCGGCCGACATCGACGGCGACTACGGGTATGCGCGGATGGTCGCCGACACCCTGGCGTACCTCGACGCGGTAGGGCTGGAGTCGGCGCACGTCGTCGGGTACAGCGACGGTGGGATCATCGGGCTGCTGCTCGCCCTCGATCATCCGCAGCGGGTGCGGTCGCTGGTCGCGATCAGCGCGAACCTCGATCCGTCAGTGTTCGAGAAGGGCGGCGACGATCCCGTCCTCGACGCCCTCGCCGGGGTCGAGCGGCCGGATGTGGAGCGGATGCACTACGAGCGGCTGTCGCCGGACGGGCCGGAGCACGCCGACGTCGTGCTGGCCAAACTGTTCCGGCTGTGGACCAGTGAGCCGCACATCGACCCGGCCGACCTGGCCCGGATCGACGTGCCGGTGCTGATCATGTCGGGCGATCGCGACTCGATCCGGCCCGGGCACAGTCTCAAGATTGCCGCGTCGATCCCCGGCGCGCAGTTGTGCGTGGTGCCGGGGACCTCGCACCACCTGGTCGCCGAGCGCCCCGAGTTGATCAGCACGCTGATCGGCGACTTCGTCCGCCAGGCGCGGGCCGGCAGCCGGGCGCGGGCCGACGGCCGGCTTCCGGAACAAGCTGAAAGCCGGGCCGAGTAGGGCATCCCGGGCAGGGCGCCCGCTCCGATTGTGCCGGTAACGAAACAGGTCTATGTTTCGATCAAACCGGTTTAGTAACCCAGGGGCGGCGCGATGACCAGGGCAGACAGGCCGACGATCCGGGATGTCGCGCGCGCCGCCGGTGTTTCCAAAGGCACCGTCTCCTTCGCCCTCAACGGCCGCCCCGGCGTCTCCGAGGACACCAGGGCACGGATCCTGGCCGCCGCCCGGGAGCTCGGCTGGACGCCCAGCGCCAAGGCCCGCGCCCTGTCGATCTCCCGCTCGTTCGCCGTCGGTCTGGTGCTGGCCCGCGAGCCGGAGCTGCTCGGCGCCGACCCGTTCTTCCCGGCCTTCATCGCCGGCGTCGAGCGCACCCTCTCCGATCGCGGTCAGGCGCTGGTCCTGCAGGTGGTGCCGGAGGCCGAGGAGGAGGCGGGCTACCGGCGGCTGGCCGGCGCCGGCCGGGTCGACGGGGTGTTCCTGCTCGATCTGCGCGTCGTCGACCCGCGGTTCGCGCTGCTCGTGGAGCTGGGTCTGCCGGCCGTCTCGATCGCCCGGCCGGACGTGCCCAGCGGTTTCCCGGCGGTGCTGGTCGACGACCGGCCGGGGATCGCCGCCACCGTGCGGCACCTGGCCGGCCTCGGGCACCGGCGGATCGCACACGTCGCCGGGCCGGCCCACTTCCTGCACGGGTCGCGGCGGGCCCGGGCGTTCGCGGAGGCCCTCGCGGAGGCCGGGCTGCCGCCCGGCGCGGTGGTCGAGGCCGATTTCTCGGCGGCGGGCGGGGCGGCGGCCACCCGCGAACTGTTGACCGGCGACGAGCGGCCCACCGCGATCGTCTACGCCAACGACCTGATGGCCATCGCCGGGCTGGCGGTCGCGCACGAGTACGGCCTGGCCGTCCCGGCGCAACTGTCGGTGACCGGATTCGACGACACCGAGCTGGCGGGTCATGTCCGCCCCGCGCTCACCAGCGTGCGCACCGACCCGTACCTCTGGGGCCGTCAGGCCGCGCTGGCCCTGCTTGCTCTCATCGAAGGCGGGACGGTCGACGACGTTCCCGTGCCCGCCGCCCACCTGGTGATCCGGGCGTCCACCGGACCGCCATCACCGTAAGTGGAACGGAGAAGCCAATGAAACGCATGTTCCCAGCGGCCGTTCTCACCGTCTCCCTCATCCTCACGGCCGGCTGCGACGGCAGCGGCGGCGGCAACGCCGAGCAGGCCAACGCGGCCACCGGCCCGATCACCATCTGGCTCTCCAACAACCAGGAGGAGCTGGCCTGGGGCAAGGCCATGGTCGAGGCGTGGAACGCGCAGCACGCCGACCAGAAGATCACCTCGCAGGAGATCCCGGCCGGCAAGAGCTCGGAGGAGGTGATCGGCGCCGCGATCACCGCCGGCAACGCGCCGTGCCTGATCTTCAACACCGCGCCGGCCGCGGTACCGCAGTTCCAGAAGCAGGGTGGTCTGGTCGCGCTCGACTCGTTCGCCGGCGGCGCGCAGTACATCGCCGACCGCACCGGCGACACCGCGCAGCAGTACAAGTCGCCGGACGGCAAGTTCTACCAGATGCCGTGGAAGTCCAACCCGGTCATGATCTTCTACAACAAGGACATCTTCGCCAAGGCCGGGCTCGACCCCGAAAAACCCACCCTTGCGACGTACGGCGATTTCCTGACCGCCGCCCGCAAAATCAAGTCCTCCGGAGCCGCGCCGGCCGCCATCTACCCCGCGCCGAGCAGCGAGTTCTTCCAGTCCTGGTTCGACTTCTACCCGCTGTTCGTGGCCGAGACCGACGGCACCCAGCTGGTCCAGGACGGCAAGGCCCAGTTCAACTCCCCGCAGGGCCAGGCCGTCGCCGCCTTCTGGAAGACGCTGTACGACGAGGGCCTGGCGCCCAAGGAGACGTACAACGGCGACTCGTTCGCCGACCAGAAGGCCGCCATGGCGATCGTCGGCCCGTGGGCGATCAAGGTCTACGGCGACAAGGTGAAGTGGGGCGCGGTGCCGGTGCCGACCTCCACCGGGAAGCCCGCCGCGCAGATCAAGACGTTCAGCGACGCGAAGAACGTGGCGATGTACAGCGCCTGCCAGAACCGCGCCACCGCGTGGGAGGTGCTGAAGTTCGCCACCGGTAAGGAGCAGGACGGCAAGCTGCTGGACGCGACCGGGCAGATGCCGCTGCGCAAGGACCTGCCGGCCGCCTACCCGGACTACTTCGCCAAGAACGCCGCCTACCAGCAGTTCGCCGACCAGGCCGCGCGGACCGTCGAGGTGCCCAACGTGCCGAACTCGGTGGCCATCTGGCAGACGTTCCGGGACGCGTACTCGCAATCGGTGATCTTCGGGAAGCAGCCGGTCGCCGACGCCTTCGCCGGCGCGGCCCAGAAGGTCGACAAGCTCGCCGCCGGGTCATGAGAGCCCTGCTCGGCCGCCATCCGGTGGGCCTGGTCCTGGCTGCCCCGTACGCGCTCTACCTCGCCGTGATCTTCGCCTATCCGTTCGGGTTCGCGGTGTGGATGAGCTTCCACGACTACTTCTTCGCGGCGCCGGGCGCGATCGTCGACCACCCGTTCGTCGGGCTGGACAACTACCGGGCGGTGCTGTCCGATCCTGCGGTCCGGCAGGCGTTCGAGAACATCGGGGTCTTCCTGGTGATCAACGTCCCGCTGACCACCGGGCTGGCGATCGTGCTGGCGGTCGCGCTCAACCAGGCGGTGCACGCCCGGACGTTCCTGCGGGTCTCGTTCTACGTGCCGTACGTGACCGCCAGCGTCGCCGTGGTCGGGGTGTGGCTGTTCCTGTTCACCTCCGGCGGCCTGGTCAACTCCGTGCTCGGCCCGCTGGCGCCGGACCCGTCCTGGCTGGTCAACGAGCACCTGGCGATGCCGGTCATCGCGCTGTTCGTGACCTGGAAGCAGCTCGGCTTCTTCATCCTGCTCTACCTGGCCGCGCTGCAGAACGTGCCCAAGGAGCTCTACGAGTCGGCGTCGGTGGACGGCGCCAACGGCTGGCACCGGTTCTGGTCGGTGACCGTGCCGGCGGTCCGCCCGGCGACCGCGCTCGTGGTGATCCTGGCGCTGATCACCGGGGCGAACCTGTTCACCGAGCCGTACCTGCTGACCGGCGGGGGCGGCCCGAACGGCAGCTCGGCCTCGCCGGTGCTGGTGATGTATCAGCGTGGCATCCAGCAGGGCGAGCCGGATTTCGCCGCCGCCCTGGGCGTGCTCCTCGTGATCGGCGTGCTGTTCGTCGCGTACGTCAATCGCCGTTTCATCGAAGGGAAGGACTGAGATGGGGCGCTGGCCCACGGCGGTGCGCTATGTTCTGCTCTTTCTCGGCGCACTGATCTTCCTGTTCCCGTTCTACTACATGCTGATCGGCTCGCTGCAGGCCGCGCCGGACACCTCGGTGCGCGGCGCGTTCCCGACCTCCGGGCTGACCCTGGACAACTATCGGGACATCAACTCGCGGGTCGACCTGCTGCGCTCGCTGGTCAACTCCGGGATCTTCACCGGCGGCGTGCTGCTCGGGACGGTCGTGTTCGGCGTGCTCGCCGGCTACGCGCTGGCCCGGCTGCGCTTCCGCGGGCGGGGCACCCTGTTCGTGCTCGTGCTGCTGGTCCAGGTGATCCCGTTCCAACTCCTGCTGATTCCGCTGTACGTGTTGATCGTGCGCGGCTACGGTCTGGCCGACAGCTACCTGGGCATGATCCTGCCGTTCGCGATCAACACCACGGCGGTCTTCGTCTTCCGGCAGTTCTTCCTGCAACTGCCCGACGAGCTGTTCGCGGCCGCCCGCCTCGACGGGGCCGGTGAGCTGCGGATCCTGTGGTCGGTGGCGCTGCCGCTGGTCCGCCCGGCGCTGCTGACCGCGCTGCTGCTGACCTTCATCGGCCCGTGGAACGAGTTCCTGTGGCCGTTCCTGGTCACCAAGAACGCGGACATGCAGCCCCTCGCGGTCTCGCTCGCGAACTACATCAGCAACGTGTCCGCGCGGGCCGCCAACCCGTTCGGCGCGATCCTGGCCGGCGCGTGCGTGCTGGCCGCCCCGGCGGTCGCGCTGTTCGTCGCGTTCCAGCGGCAGTTCATCTCGACCGACCTCGGTTCCGGCGTGAAGGGCTGAGATGCTTCCCTACACGCTGACCCGGCTCGGTGTCGTCATGACGCCCGACCCCGCGGATCCGCTGGAGGCCGAGGGGGTGCTCAACCCGGCCAGCGGGCGCACCCCCGACGGCCGGCTGTGCCTGCTGCCGCGGATGGTGGCGCCGGGCAACGTGTCGCGGGTCGGGCTCGCCGAGGTCGAGCTGCGCGACGGCGTGCCGGTCGGGGTCCGGCGCCGCGGCATCGTGCTGGCCCCCGACGAGGGCTGGGAGCGCGGGCGCGCCAACGCCGGGGTGGAGGATCCGCGGACGACGTGGGTGCCCCGCCTCGGCCGGCACGTGATGACCTATGTGGCGTTCGGGCCGCTCGGGCCCCGGCTCGCGCTGGCCGTCTCCGCGGACCTGCGGTCGTGGCGGCGGCTCGGGCCGGTGCAGTTCACCTACCAGCCCGGGCTGGACACCGACCTCAACCTGTTCCCGAACAAGGACGCGGTGTTCTTCCCCGAGCCGGTGCCCGGCCCGGACGGCCGCCCGAGCTACGCGATGCTCCACCGCCCGATGTGGGACCTGGGCTGGTTCCGGCCCGGCGAGGGCGTGCACCTGCCGGCCGGGATCACCGACGAGCGGTACGGCATCTGGATCTCCTACGTGCCGGCGGCGGAGGTCGAGGCGGACCTCACCGCCCTGGTCCGGCCGCGGGACCACCGGTGTGTGGCGCTGCCGGAGTATCCGTACGAACAGCTGAAGATCGGGGCCGGCCCGCCGCCGCTGCGGGTGCCCGAGGGCTGGCTGCTGATCCACCACGGGGTCACCGGCTACATCCCGCCCGGTTTCGACCCGAAGGGGCAGCGGGTCAACTACGCGGCCGGGGCGATGCTGCTCGACCCGGCCGACCCGGGCCGCGTGCTCGACCGCACCGCCGAACCGATCTTCGTGTCGGAGACCGCCGGCGAGCGGACCGGGAACGTGCCGAACGTCGTCTTCCCCACCGCCATCGAGCAGGTCGACGGTGTCCACTATGTCTTCTACGGCATGGCGGACAGCCGGATCGGCGTCGCTCGCCTGGACCGCGTCCGGTCCACCGCCGAAGTCGAAGGAGTGCACCGTGAAGCGCCGATCCCTGTTGCTGGGCAGCGGCATCGCCCTGAGCGCACCACTGCTGAGCCCGGCGCGTAGCCTCGCGACGCCCGCGCTCCTGGCCAACACCGCCCACCTCGACTTCCTGCGCGACGCCGTGACCCCGCCCGTCCAGGGTGGCCACACCACGTACCGGCCGGCGGAGGCGATCGGCGTGCTGTGGACCTACGCCGAGCCGAATCCGGACGGCACCTACCGGCGGATCGGCGGCGGCCCGTACGACCCGGCCACCGGGACGTATGGGCAGGGCGCGTTCAACGCCGACGACATCGCCCGGGCCGCGGTGGTGTACCTGCGGCACTGGCGGCAGACCGGCTCGTCGCGCAGCCGGTCCGCCGCCTATGAGCTGCTCCGCGGCCTGGCGTATTTCCAGACCACCACCTCCGGGTACGTCGTCCTGTGGATGCAGCCGGACGGGACGCTCAACCCCAGCCCGGTGCCGGTCGAGCTGCCCGACCCGTCCGACAGCGGGCCGTCGTACTGGCTGGCCCGCGCGATCTGGGCGCTGGGGGAGGGGTACGCCGCGTTCCGCCACGACGACCCGCCGTTCGCGGCCTTCCTGCGGCAGCGGCTCGACCGGGCGATCGGGGCGCTCGACCTGTCCGGATACGGCACCTGGCAGGTCGTCGACGGCGTCCGCCGGCCCGCGTGGCTGGTCGTCGACGGCGCCGACGCCAGCGCCGAGGCGGTGCTCGGGCTGGCCGCGTATGCCGAGGCCGGCGGCACCCCGGCCGCCCGGCGCGCCCTGCGGCAGTTGGCCGAGGGGATCGCGGCGCTGGCCGGGGGCGACCCGCGGGACTGGCCGTTCGGCGCGGTCCTGCCCTGGGCGCTGTCACTGTCGGACTGGCACGCCTGGGCGTCCCAGATGCCGGCCGCGCTGGCCCGGGCCGGCCGGGTGCTCGGCGACGAGCGCCTGGTGCGACCCGCGGTGACCGACGCGGCCGTCTTCACGCCGTGGCTGCTCACCTCGGGCGGCCCGGACAACGGGCGGTTGCCGGCCCGGATCGACCGGAACCAGATCGCGTACGGAATCGACTCGCGCGTCCAGTCGCTGCTGGCCGTGGCCGCCGCCACCGGCCGTTCCGGCTTCCGGCAGCTGGCCGGCATCGTCGCGGCCTGGTACTTCGGCGCCAACGGCGCCGGGCTGCCCGCCTACGATCCGGCGACCGGCCGCACGGTGGACGGCATCGCCGCCGACGGGTCGGTCAACCGCAACGGCGGTGCCGAGTCCACCATCCACGGCCTGCTCAGCATGCTCGCCCTCGACGCTCATCCGGACGTGGCCGAGCTGGCCACCCAGGGCCGCGTCGTCGAGCGGGTCGGCACGACCACCGTGGAGGCCGAGTCCGCGGTGCTGGGCGGTGGTGCCACGGTCGTCACCCCGGCGTCGCCGTGGACCGGCGAGTCCCAGTTCAGCGGCGACCGGTACGTACGCCTGCCGGCCGGCGCGACCGCCCGGTTCACGCTGCCTTCGGCCGACCAGCCGCGGCTGGTGCTCGCGATCGCCGACCTGCGACCGGGCAGCGCGGCCGTCACCCGGTGGACCGCCGGCGGGCCGTCGCTGGGCACCGTGCGGCACGGCGCGATCGGCCCGCAGGGCGCGTCCCCGGCGCCGGGCGCGCTGCTGCCGGTCACCCTGCCGGGCGAGCTGCCGCCGGGCCGGAGCGACCTGTCGGCCACCGCGGCCGGCGGCGAGGCCGTGCTCGACGCGGTGCTCCTGGAGCCGCTGATCTCCCGCTACGTGATCGCCGGGGCGACCCGGACCACGGCCCTGCTCCGCAGCGCCGCCCGCGACCCGCGGACCGTGACCGTCCCGGTCCCCGGCGCCGGCCCCGCCACGGTCGAGACCTACGACGCCGCGGGTATCCGCCGCCTGCGGACCAGCGCCGCCGGGGCGACCGTCCGCGCGGTGGTGCTGCCCGGCGGTTTCACCGTGATCCGGCGCTGATCAGCGGAACGAGACCCGGTAGGCCTGCGGGGGCACGCCCACCACCCGGCGGAAGTGCGGGCGCATCGCGACCCCGTCGGAGAACCCGCAGGCCCGGGCGACCGCGTCGATCGGCAGCGGGGTCGCCGAGAGCAACTGCTGGGCGCGCAGGATCCGCTGGTACAGCAGCCACTGCAGCGGGGAGCAGCCGGCCGCGTCCCGGAAGTGCCGGTCGAAGCTGCGGCGGCTCAGGTGCGCGACGCCGGCCAGCGCGGCCACGTCCAGCTCCCGGTCGTCGAGGTGCTCCAGGGCGTGGCGCATCGCGGCGGCGACCGGCTCGCCGCCGCCCGGGTCGGGCACCGGGCGCTCGATGAACTGGGCCTGCCCGCCGGCCCGTTGCGGGGCGACGACCAGGGCGCGGGCCGCCGTGTTCGCCACCTCCGGGCCGTGGTCGCGGCGCAGCAGGTGCAGGCACGCGTCCAGCCCGGCGGCGCTGCCCGCGCTGGTCACGACGGTGCCCTCGTCGACGAACAGCACGTCCGGCAGCACCTCGACGGCCGGATAGGCGGCGGTGAACTCGCCCATGCACAGCCAGTGCGTGGTGGCCCGCCGCCCGTCCAGCAGACCCGCCTCGGCCAGCACGAACGCGCCCAGGCAGAGCCCGACCACGGTCGCGCCGCCGGCGTGCGCGCGACGCAGCAGGTCGAGCACCGCGGGGGCGACCGGCGGGCCGCCGGGCAGCCGCCAGCCGGGCACGATGATCAG encodes:
- a CDS encoding TetR/AcrR family transcriptional regulator, yielding MVRSDARRNRDAILAAARAAFAEDENTSMNQIAQRAGVGPGTLYRNYPSREVLLLDIYQDEIEKLVGRVPELLAELTPVEALRRWTLDLVAGMRTKHLLGAALSSDAHRTMAEQSYGPVIASITQLFDAGKADASIRVDAEPADFLQLTGALWRSAPERSAPMLGLILDGLGVHPA
- a CDS encoding NAD(P)H-binding protein, translated to MRVVLFGATGMVGHGVLTALLEDPAVTGVTAIARRPTGRSHPKLHEIMHADFTDYRGLDQIFANAHATLFCLGTPSGGKSEAEYTRITEDFAVAAATEALRNNPQSLFVYVSANRADSTSRTMWIRVKGRAEETLTALHPRVFLIRPGFIKPCRGARPATALQRAVYTVITPLYPLFKRLIPAGVTTTDAIAYTTIEVLHAPDSVPRKLGNTLINQISVRAASRASTSRPPHSAT
- a CDS encoding aldehyde reductase, whose protein sequence is MTDVLVTGGSGYIGSYCALALLDAGYTVRTTVRDLAREPQVRAMLAAGGADPGANLRVVRADLGNDEGWAEAVAGCAAVLHVASPTLTQQPRHEDEMIRPAVDGTLRVLRAAHGAGVRRVVMTSAIGAVAYGHEPRDTPFTESDWTDVDAGIEPYQKSKTLAERAAWDFVAGEGRGLELATVNPTAVLGPVLGPDYSPSLGMIARMLAGEMPALLPFATGYVDVRDVAALHLLAMTDPAAVGERFIATAAESLWLRDIAAILRERLGDRATRVPTREMPLLAAKALARVNPQMAPLRKLLGRNLGATSAKAERVLGWKTRPIGDTIAETAESLLGLPR
- a CDS encoding extracellular solute-binding protein; protein product: MKRMFPAAVLTVSLILTAGCDGSGGGNAEQANAATGPITIWLSNNQEELAWGKAMVEAWNAQHADQKITSQEIPAGKSSEEVIGAAITAGNAPCLIFNTAPAAVPQFQKQGGLVALDSFAGGAQYIADRTGDTAQQYKSPDGKFYQMPWKSNPVMIFYNKDIFAKAGLDPEKPTLATYGDFLTAARKIKSSGAAPAAIYPAPSSEFFQSWFDFYPLFVAETDGTQLVQDGKAQFNSPQGQAVAAFWKTLYDEGLAPKETYNGDSFADQKAAMAIVGPWAIKVYGDKVKWGAVPVPTSTGKPAAQIKTFSDAKNVAMYSACQNRATAWEVLKFATGKEQDGKLLDATGQMPLRKDLPAAYPDYFAKNAAYQQFADQAARTVEVPNVPNSVAIWQTFRDAYSQSVIFGKQPVADAFAGAAQKVDKLAAGS
- a CDS encoding alpha/beta fold hydrolase — encoded protein: MTYFRIGGVDLYSEVVGVGEPVLMLHGGYCSLESLRAPSDALVPDHRVFAFERPGHGRSADIDGDYGYARMVADTLAYLDAVGLESAHVVGYSDGGIIGLLLALDHPQRVRSLVAISANLDPSVFEKGGDDPVLDALAGVERPDVERMHYERLSPDGPEHADVVLAKLFRLWTSEPHIDPADLARIDVPVLIMSGDRDSIRPGHSLKIAASIPGAQLCVVPGTSHHLVAERPELISTLIGDFVRQARAGSRARADGRLPEQAESRAE
- a CDS encoding YkvA family protein; its protein translation is MTMAWWWQTLISVGVALLVVWLAALVALLVAKPGKAQLTEALRLLPDLLRLLTRLAGDRTLPRGVRIRLGLLLAYLAIPFDLIPDFIPVLGYADDAIIVVAVLRSTVRRAGLDAVRRNWPGTEDGFAALSRLTGLRG
- a CDS encoding LacI family DNA-binding transcriptional regulator; its protein translation is MTRADRPTIRDVARAAGVSKGTVSFALNGRPGVSEDTRARILAAARELGWTPSAKARALSISRSFAVGLVLAREPELLGADPFFPAFIAGVERTLSDRGQALVLQVVPEAEEEAGYRRLAGAGRVDGVFLLDLRVVDPRFALLVELGLPAVSIARPDVPSGFPAVLVDDRPGIAATVRHLAGLGHRRIAHVAGPAHFLHGSRRARAFAEALAEAGLPPGAVVEADFSAAGGAAATRELLTGDERPTAIVYANDLMAIAGLAVAHEYGLAVPAQLSVTGFDDTELAGHVRPALTSVRTDPYLWGRQAALALLALIEGGTVDDVPVPAAHLVIRASTGPPSP
- a CDS encoding Gfo/Idh/MocA family protein codes for the protein MRIGVLGAARIAPAALIRPARLVDGVEVAAIAARDRGRAAEFATEHRIPVVHDSYAELLADPTLHAVYVPLPNGRHARWILAALEAGKHVLAEKPLTANAAQAREVQAAAERTGLVVMEAFHYRYHPLAARMRAIAHGGELGRIRSVETSMCFPLPKFDDIRYDYDLAGGALMDAGCYAVHCLRLLSPGEPKVVAARALTTRRDPRVDRAMTADFELGDGARGRIRASLWSSALFSLRAKVVGEHGEMVVDNYAMPHVFHRFRVASDGQKRGERIDGSTTYVHQLKAFDEATRNRSANLTPPQDSVVTMSLIDDIYRAAGLPIRE